In the Brevundimonas sp. LM2 genome, CAGATAGCGGCGCGACAGGTTCTTCAGGTTGAAGATCGACTGCGGCACGACGCTGGAGATGATGCAGCCGGTCAGCGAGGCCAGGTCGATCCTGCGCATCGACAGCAGCTGCGTCAGCCAGACGGCGTATTCGTCCGCCGTGCGGCTGGCCTCGGTCGCCGTGCGCCACTGGGCGATCCAGCTCTCGCCGTCATGCACCGCGAACAGCGTATTGGTGTTGCCCTGTTCGATGGCGAGCAGCATCAGGTGTCGGATCCGTGCATCAGGTCAATTCTTCTCGACCAGGATAACGCCCGGCAGGTCGCGGAAGTGGGCGTCGCAGGTCAGCAGGTCCGCGCCGTATTCCTGAGCGGTGGCATAGATGACCGCGTCGGCCGTGGCCAGCTTGTGGGTGACGCAAATCTCTCCAGCGGTCACCGCGATCCGCATCGTCAGCGGAACGACGATGCAAGTCCGGCTGAGCGCGAGCGTCGGATCGAGAAGGTCTGCCTGATATCGCATCAGCCATTTGGTCAGTTCGAGCTGGACCATCGTGGGAACCAGCCAGTCTTCGACCCCAGGCATGGCCGGAGCCAGGCTAGCGCCTGTCGGCGTACCTGCAAGAAATTCGATCCAGGCTGACGTATCGACAAGCCGCATCAGTCGCGGTCGTTGCGGTCTCGATAGTCGGTCGTGTCCGCGCCTTTGGCGAGGCCGAACAGCTCCTTCAACTCCGGCACGGGCACCAGGACCACGCCTTTGCCCTTCGGAACGAAAACCAGCTTCTGGCCTGGCTTCCAGCCGAGTTCGTCGCGAACGGCCTTGGGAACGGAAATCTGGAACTTGGACGACAGAGTTGTGGTGACAGACATGACCATACCCGGTTCGATCGATCAGCAAAACGTAAGATGCGCCCCGCCGCCGTTCAGCGCAAGGCGTCAAGCCTCCTCGCCAAAGAAGACGTCGCCTGCGGAGATCAGCCGCAACGATCCATCCGCCGTGCGCAGTCTCAACGCCCCATCCGGGGCCACGCCGTCGGCGACGCCGGTGACCGTCTCATGCCCGAGGCGGGCGACGCAGGGGCCGTCGAGGCCTTTCGTGCGGGCGGTCCAGGCGTCGAGGACAGGTTGGAAACCGAACTGCTCCCAGCGGTGTTGCCAGAGGTCGAATGCCTCGGCCAGCACGGTTGCGGCGGCGTCGATGGACGGCGGATAGGCGATGCCGGACCGAAGATGGGCGGCGAGGCTGGTCGCGGGCCGCTCGGTCCCATCGGGCGCATGGGCCAGGTTGACCCCGATGCCGATCGCGAGCCAAAGGGCGCCGTTCGCATGGACGCCGGACTCGATCAGGATGCCCGAGGCCTTGGCACCCGCGATCAGCACGTCGTTGGGCCATTTGATCGAGACCGCACCGGGCGTGGCGAAGGCGTCCAGCAGGTCGGCCACAGCGAGTGCCGCGACGAACGTCGCCTGCGCCGCCTCCGCCGGAGGCTTACGCGTCAGGGTCAGAAGGGTGCCGAACAGGTTGCCCGTGTCGCTGGTCCAGTCCCGGCCCCGACGACCGCGCCCTGCGGACTGGCGGCGGGCCACGATCCACTGGGACTCGGTCTCTCCAGCCTCGGCCCGTCGGCGGGCCTCGGCGTTCGTCGAATCGATGTCATCGATCAGGTCGATGGGGGGCGTCACCGCCCTACTGGGCTCCGAAACCCGTCGCCGCCATGCGGGTCAGCGGCTCCAGCCAGGTCAGGCCGACGATGACCAGCGGGAAGGAGAAGGCCGCGCAGGCCCAGCCGATCCACTGGCTCTCCACCGGGGCCTTGTCGGTCGCCACCGTGCCCTCGGGGGCCGCGTCGAACCACATCAGCTTGATGATGCGCAGATAGTAGAAGGCCGCCACGACCGAGGCCACCAGGCCCGCCGCCGCCACCATCCAGTAGCCGGCCGAGGCCGCCGCGCCGAAGACGTAGTATTTGCCCCAGAAGCCCGAGAACGGCGGCATGCCCAGGACCGACAGCGACAGCACGGTGATGGCGATGGCCGTCACCGGCCGGTCGGTCTTCAGCCCGGCCAGATCAGCGATCTTGCGGATCGGCCGGCCGTTGCGGCTCAGTGACAGCAGGATGGCGAAGAAGCCCATGGTGTCGATCATGTACAGGGTCATGAACAGCACCATGGCCTGCAGGCCCTGTTCGGTGCCCGCGGCGATGCCCAGGATGGCGTAGCCGATGTTGGCGATCGACGAATAGGCCAGCAGGCGCTGGATGTCCTTCTGCGCCAGACCGCCCCAGGCGCCGACCACGAAACTGGCCAGGGCGATCAGGATCAGCACCTGGGCCCACTGGTCGTGGGCACCGAGGAAGCCCTCGGACAGGACGCGGGCGAACAGCACCATGGCGGCCATCTTCGGGGCCGTGGTGAAGAAAGCCACGACCGGCGTGGGCGCGCCCTCATAGACGTCCGGCGTCCACATGTGGAACGGCGCGGCCGAGACCTTGAACGCCAGGCCGCAGATCAGGAAGACCAGGCCGAAGATCAGGCCCGGGCCGGGGTTGGCGGTGGCATAGGCGACGATGTCGTCGAACCGCATCGAGCCGGAAAAGCCGTAGATCAGGCTGGAGCCGTACAGCAGCAGGCCGGACGACAGGGCGCCCAGGACGAAATATTTGAGCCCGGCCTCGGACGCCTTCAGGTCGTCGCGGTGATAGGCGGCGAGGATGTAGAGGGCCAGGGAGTGCAGCTCGACCCCGACGTAGAGGGAGATCAGGTCGCCCGACGACACCATCATGCCCATGCCGACGGCGGCCAGGACGATCAGGATCGGGAATTCGAACCGGGCGATGCCGGCGCGCTGCATCCAGCCCCCGCCCAGCACCACGGCCACGGCCGAGGCCAGGTAGATGGCGACCTTGGCATAGATGCCCAGGGGATCGGCGACATAGGCCCCGTTGAAGGCGGTGCCCAGGGGGCCGGTCGCGGCGACGGCGGCGGCGGCCACCAGCAGGGCCACCGACAGGATGGACACCAGCCGCGCCGACTTCTCGCCGATGAAGGCGCCGAGCAGCAGCAGCACGAGGGCCCCGATCGCGAGCGTCAGCTCGGAGGCGGCCAGGGTCAGGGCATGGGACAGATCAGGCATCAGGGTCTCACCCGCCGGTCGCGAGGCGCCAGGCGTTGATCACGCCGTCGACGGAAGCAGAAGTGTAGTCCAGCACCAGACCCGGCTGGACGCCCAGCCAGATGGTGCCGACGATCAGGGGCACGAAGATCAGCAGCTCGCGTCGGTCGATGTCCTTGATCGTGGCCAGGGCCGGGTTGACGATCTCGCCGAACATGACGTTGCGGTACAGGGTCAGGGCATAGACGGCGGACAGGATGACGCCGGTGGCGGCCACGAAGGCGGCCCAGGTCGAGGCCTGGTAGACGCCGGTCATGGTTAGCATCTCGCCGATGAAGCCCGAGGTGCCCGGCAGGCCGACGTTGGCCATGGTGAACATCAGGAAGATGGCGGCGTACCAGGGCATCCGGCTGGTCAGGCCGCCGTAGAAGGCGATCTCGCGGGTGTGCATCCGGTCATAGACGACGCCGACGCACAGGAAGAGCGCGCCCGAGATCAGGCCGTGGCTCAGCATCTGGAAAACGGCGCCCTGAAGGCCCTGGGCGTTGCCGGCGAAGATGCCCATGGTGACGAAGCCCATGTGGGCCACCGACGAATAGGCGATCAGCTTCTTGATGTCGGTCTGGCGGAAGGCGACCAGCGAGGTGTAGGCGATGGCGATCACCGACAGGGTGAAGACCAGCGGCCGGTACAGGACCGAGGCGTCCGGGAACATCGGCACGTTGAACAGGATGAAGCCGTAGCCGCCCAGTTTCAGCAGGATGCCGGCCAGGATGACCGACCCCGCCGTCGGGGCCTGGACGTGGGCGTCCGGCAGCCAGGTGTGGACCGGCCACATTGGCATCTTGACCGCGAAGGAGGCGAAGAAGGCCAGCCACAGCACCGACTGGGCCTGGGCCGAGAAGGCGAACTGTTTCAGCTCCGGAATGCTGGTGGTGCCGGCCTTGTTGGCCATCCACAGCATGGCCAGCAGCATCAGGACGGACCCCAGCAGGGTGTAGAGGAAGAACTTGTACGCCGCGTAGATCCGGTTGGCCCCGCCCCACACCCCGATGATGATGAACATCGGCACCAGGGTGCCTTCGAAGAAGATGTAGAACAGGAACAGGTCCAGCGAGGTGAACACCCCGATGACCAGGGTCTCCAGCACCAGGAAGGCGATCATGTAATCGACGACGCGCGTCTCGATCGATTTCCAGCTGGCCAGGATGCAGATCGGCATCAGGAAGGCCGTCAGCAGGACGAACAGGATCGACACCCCGTCCACGCCCAGATGATAGCTGGCGCCCGCGAACCACACGTAGTTCTCGACGAACTGATAGGCCGGGTTGGCGCTGTCGAAGTCCAGCACCAGCACGGTCGAGACCGCCAGGGTCACCAGCGTCGTGACCAGCGCGCCCCAGCGGGCGATGCCGTCGCGCGCGCCCGGATCAATGAAGCGGCCGATCAGGATCAGCAGCGCCCCCACCAGCGGCAGGAAGGTGACCACACTCAGGATATTGGGGATCGCACCCATCTTATGCGCCCCAGGCGTAGATGGCGAAGGCGAGCAGACCGGCCACGCCGATCAGCATCACGAACGCATAGTAATAGACATAGCCGGACTGGAATTTGGACAGCCAGCCGGCCGATTTCAGCGACCCCCAGGCGGCGCCGTTCGGCCCCAGCCCGTCGATGATCCGCACGTCGCAGACCTTCCAGAAGAAGTCACCCAGCGCCTTGGCCCCCTTGACGAAGACGAAGCCGTAGATCTCGTCGAAGAACCACTTGTTGTACAGGAAGGTCCACAGCGGCCCTTCCCGGTCGGCCATCCGCTTCGCCAGGCCCTCGCGCAGCACGTAGTAGTAGGCGGCGATGGCGGCTCCCAGCAGGGTGACCAGCAGCGGCGACCACTTCACCCAGGTGGGCACTTCGTGGCTGTCGTGCAGGACGTGGTTGTCGGGCCCGTTGAAGATGGCGCCGCGCCAGAACTCGGCCTCGTGGTGACCGATGAAGCTTGGGGCGAAGACGAAGCCGGCGGCGACCGCGCCGACCGACAGCAGGATCAGCGGCACCAGCATGATCCAGGGGCTCTCATGTGGCTTCAACGGGCCATGATGGCCATGATCGTCATGCTTGTGCGCGCCATGGTTTCCATCGTCGAGCGGCTCGGAATGGGTCTCGAGCTGGGCCGGATGGGTGGCATGGTCGTCGTGCCCGTGGGCGTGGGCGTGGGCGTGGGCGTCGTCCTTCCAGGCGGGCTTGTTGTGGAAGGTCATGAAGATCAACCGCCACGAATAGTAGCTGGTCAGGCCCGCCGCGAAGATGCCGACGAAGAAGGCGAAATACCCCGCCGCGGAATGGCCGGTCGTGGCCGCCGCATAGGCGCTCTCGATGATCGAATCCTTGGAATAGAAGCCGGCGAAGCCGCCGATTTCCGGGATGCCCAGGCCGGTGATGGCGATCGTGCCGATCATCATCACGGCATAGGTGACGGGCAGCAGCTTCCACAGCCCGCCCATCTTCCGCATGTCCTGCTCGTGATGCATGCCGTGGATCACCGAGCCGGCTCCCAGGAACAGCAGGGCCTTGAAAAAGGCGTGCGTAAACAGGTGGAACATGGCGGATTCGTACACGCCGACGCCCGCCGCGAAGAACATGTAGCCCAGCTGCGAACAGGTCGAATAGGCGATGACCCGCTTGATGTCGTTCTGCATCAGACCGACCGTCGCCGCGAACAGGGCCGTGACCGCGCCGACGATGGCGATCAGCAGCGACGCCGTCGGCGCGTACTCATAGATCGGGCTGAGCAGGCACACCATGTACACGCCGGCGGTGACCATGGTCGCGGCGTGGATCAGGGCCGAGACCGGGGTCGGGCCCTCCATGGCGTCGGGCAGCCAGGTGTGCAGGAAGAACTGGGCCGACTTGCCCATGGCCCCGATGAACAGCAGCACCCCTGCCAGATCGAGCGCCGACCAGGTGTAGCCCAGGAACTCCCAGCCCTGCCCCTGTTGCGCCGCGATCAGCGGGAACAGCTCGGCGAACTGGATCGTGCCGAACATCCAGAAGACCGTGATGATGCCGAGCGCGAAGCCGAAATCGCCGACCCGGTTGACCACGAAGGCCTTGATGGCGGCGGCGCTGGCGGTGGGCTTCTTGTACCAGAAGCCGATCAGCAGATAGGAGGCCAGGCCCACCCCTTCCCAGCCGAAGAACAGCTGCATGAAGTCGGCGGCGGTGACCAGCGCCAGCATGGCGAAGGTGAACAGCGACAGATAGGCGAAGAAGCGCGGCCGGCTGTCGTCCTCGGCCATATAGCCCCAGGAATACAGATGCACGAGCGAGGAGACGCTGGTCACCACCACCAGCATCACCGCCGACAGGGCGTCGATGCGGATCGCCCAGGCCGACTGGAAGTCGCCGACATTGATGAAGGGGGCGACCGAGACGGTGAAGGGCTCCAGATGGCCCCAGGTCCACTGGCCGAAGACCGTCCAGGCTACGGCGCAGGAGAAGAACAGCAGGCCGGTCGTGACGGTCTGCGAAGGGATGTCGCCGATGCGGCGGCCGAAGAAGCCGGCGATCGCCGCGCCGAGCAGGGGCGCGAAGACGCCCAGGGTGACGAGCAGTTCGAGAGACACGCCGATCAGCCCTTCATCACGCTGGCATCATCCACGGCGATATCCCCGCGATTGCGGAAGAAGGTCACCAGGATGGCGAGGCCGACCGCGGCCTCCGCCGCCGCCACCGTCAGGACGAACATGGCCATGATCTGCCCCTGGACGTCGTTCAGATAGGCGGAAAAGGCCACGAAATTGATGTTCACCGCCAGCAGGATCAGCTCGACCGACATCAGGATGACGATGACGTTCTTGCGGTTCACGAAGATGCCGAAGACCCCGATGGTGAACAGCATGGCGGCGACCGCCAGATAGTGTTGCAGACCGACGTCCATCAGCGCAGCTCCTCGCCCGAAACGCCGACGCCGGTGACGACGCCCTTGATCTCGACCGAGGTCTTGCGGTCGCGGTTGGTCTGTTCGCCCGGGTCCTGGCGACGGACCGAAGGCTTCTTGCGCAGGGTTAGGACGATGGCCCCGATCATGGCGATCAGCAGCACGATGCCCGCCGCCTGGAAGAAGTAGATGTAGTCCGTGTAGAGCACCCGCCCGATGGTCTCGACGTTGGACGCGTCGGCGGTGGCGACGGCCGGGGCCAGGGCATCCGAGGCCGCCCCGCCCTGCACGACCACGATCGAGATCATGATCATCTCGGCCAGCAGCACGCCGGCGACGATGGCCGCCAGGGGCAGGTAGGTGGCGTAGCCCTCGCGCAGGCGGACGAAGTCGACGTCCAGCATCATGACGACGAACAGGAACAGCACCGCCACGGCGCCGACGTAGACGACCACCAGCAGCATCGCCAGGAACTCCGCCCCCAGCAGGACGAACAGTCCGGCGGAGGAGAAGAAGGCCAGGATCAACCACAGCACCGAGTGCACGGGGTTGCGCGCGGTCACGACCAGCAGGCCGGACGCCACGGCCACGGCCGAGAGCAGATAGAAGGCTATGCCTTGCAGCATGGGAGGCTTTCGCCCTTTCCGAATTGGTGCGGCGCAATCGCCGCACCTCTTAGACACCGTTCGCCCCAAAATGAAGCGACCAAATGGATCGCGGACCTTCAGGTCCGCACAAGCTCACACATGCGGACCTGACGGTCCGCGCTCCCGTCACCGATACGGCGCGTCCAGCTCCAGGTTCTTGGCGATCTGGCGTTCCCAGCGGTCGCCGTTGTCCAGCAGGCGCGCCTTGTCGTAGAGCAGTTCCTCGCGCGTCTCGACGGTGAACTCCATGTTCGGTCCCTCGACGATGGCGTCGACCGGGCAGGCCTCCTGGCACAGGCCGCAATAGATGCATTTGACCATGTCGATGTCGTAACGGGTCGTGCGGCGGCTGCCGTCGCTGCGCGGTTCCGATTCGATCGTGATGGCCTGGGCCGGGCAGATGGCCTCGCACAGCTTGCAGGCGATGCAGCGTTCCTCGCCGTTGGCATAACGGCGCAGGGCGTGCTCACCGCGGAAGCGCGGCGACTGCGGATTGCGCTCGAACGGATAGTTGATGGTGTGCTTGGGGCGGAAGAATTCGCGCAGGGTCAGGGCGAAGGCCCCCACCATGTCGATCAGCATCGCGCCCTTCGCGGCCTGGGCGATACGGGTAATCATCGGACGGGGTCTCCGGGACGACGGCAGTCGCGGCGATAGCGATCCGTGTCGGTACTCATGATGGCGCACAGGCGAACGCGTTCGGCCTCCTGTCGCTCGACGGCTTCCTGGCGGCGTTGCCACTGATAGACCGAGGCGGGCTCGGCCTCATAGGCGGGCGGCAGGCAACCGCTCAGGCCGACGGCGGTGATGGACAGGGCGATCATGCGGATCATGCCCCGACCACGAAGACCCGCCAGGCGGACACGATCACCACGGCCACCAGCGAGGTCGGCAGGAAGATCTTCCAGCCCAGCCGCATCAGCTGGTCGTAGCGGTACCGGGGCACGAACCCCTTCACCATGGCGAACATGAAGAAGACGATTACGATCTTCACGGCCAGGACCAGGAACAGCAGCAGGTTGACCAGGAAGGGCGGCCAGTCGGCGGCGAAGTCGATCGGGAAGCCGGGGTTCCAGCCGCCGAAGAACAGCAGGCTGGTCATGGCGCACATGAAGACGATGTTGGCGTATTCGCCGATCATGAACAGCAGGTAGGGCGTGGACGAATATTCGACCTGATAGCCGGCCACCAGCTCGGACTCGGCCTCGGGCAGGTCGAACGGCGGGCGGTTGGTCTCGGCCAGGGCCGAGATGAAGAACATCACCGCGACCGGAATCATCACCACGACCAGAGGCCAGGTGTCGGCCCCGCCGCCGAAGACGAACCAGTTCCAGATCCAGCCCTCCTGCTGGGTCACGATCCCGGTCAGGTTCATGGTCCCGGCCAGCAGGATCACGTTGATGATGATCAGGCCGATCGACACCTCGTAAGACACCATCTGCGCGGCGGAACGCAGCGACCCCAGGAACGGGTATTTCGAGTTGGAGGCCCAGCCGCCCATGATGATGCCGTAGACACCCAGCGAGCTGATCGCGAAGATGTAGAGGATGCCGACGTTCAGGTCCGACACCACCCAGCCGGGGGCGAACGGAATGGCCGCCCAGGCGATGAAGGCCAGGACGAAGGTGATCAGCGGGGCCAGCAGGAACACCGCCTTGTCGGCCCCGGCCGGCACGACGATCTCCTTCAGCACGAATTTGAAGAAGTCGGCGAACGACTGCAGCAGGCCGAACGGGCCCACGACGTTGGGGCCCTTGCGCATCATGACCGCCGCCCAGATCTTGCGATCCGCCAGCAGCAGGAAGGCCAGGGACAGCAGGATCCCGACCGTGACGACCAGGATGCCGCCGGTGGTGATCAGGGTCCAGCCGACGGGGCTCGTCCAGAAATTCTCGGTCATGCTCTACTCCGCCGCCAGCAGGGCCGGTGCCATGCGCAGGGCGCTGAGCTCGGCCAGGGTCGCGCTGGCGCGCGCGATCGGATTGTTCAGATACGGATCGACCACGGCGGCGACCAGGGCGACGTCGCCCAGGTCGCCCTTCTGGCCGAGAGCGGCCACGTCGAACGACGCCGCCGGGGCTAGATAGTCGATGCGCCCGAAGGTCGGATGCTCGCCCATCAGCCGCGTGCGCAGCTGGTCCAGCGTGTCGTACGGCAGGGTATGACCGACCCGCTCGGACAGGGCGCGCAGGATGGCCCAGTCTTCTTTCGCTTCGCCCTTCGGGAAGACGGCGCGTTCGGCCATCTGCACACGGCCTTCGGTGTTGACGTACAGGCCCGACTTCTCGGTCCAGGCGGCGCCCGGCAGGATGACGTCGGCCGTGTGGGCCCCGCGGTCGCCGTGGCTGCCCAGATAGATCTTGAAGGCCTTGGAGGGGCCGGTGTCGATCTCGTCGGCCCCGAGCAGGAACAGGACGTCCAGCGCGCCCGGCTGGACCATCTCGTGCGCCGACAGGCCGCCGGACGCGGGCACGAAGCCCATATCCAGACCCCCCACGCGCGCCGCCGCCGAGTGCAGCACGTTGAAGCCGTTCCAGCCGTCCTTGACGACGCCCAGCTTGGCCGCGAGCTTGCCCAGGGTGTTCAGGACCTTGGCACCGTCCGGTCCCGACAGGGCCCCGGTGCCGACGACGAAGGCCGGACGCTCGGCGTTCGACAGGGCCTCGGCCGCCGCCTTGGGCAGCTTGGCCAGGGTGCGGGTGCCGCGCCCGACCAAGTCGTAGTCATAGGTCAGGTCGGCCTGTTCGCCGATCACGCCGACGCGGGTCTTGCCGGCCAGCCAGCTCTTGCGGATGCGCTGGTTCAGCAGCGGGCCTTCGGTGCGCGGATTGACGCCGACCAGAAGGATCGAATCCGCCTCTTCCAGCCCTTGCAGGCCCGTATTGAAAAGCCAGCCTTCACGCGGGCCATGGCCCAGGGCGGAACCGTCCTGGCGGCAGTCGGTGTTGGCCGAACCCAGGGCGCGAAACAGGTCCAGCGCCGCCTTCATCGATTCGGCGTCCTGCAGATCGCCGGCGATGACGCCGATACGATCGGCCGAGGCCGCTTTCAGCTTGGACGCCACGACATTCAGCGCCTCGTCCCAGGAGGCGACGCGCAGCTTGCCGTTCTCGCGCACATAGGGCCGGTCCAGGCGGCGCGCCTGCAGGCCGTCGACGACATAGCGGCTCTTGTCCGACAGCCACTCCTCGTTGATGCCCTCGTGCACGCGCGGCAGGATCCGCATGATCTCGGTGCCCTTGGACTGGGCCGAGATGTTCGAGCCCAGGGCGTCCATGACGTCGATGGTCTCGGTCTTCTTCAGCTCCCACGGGCGGTAGTGGTACTGCCACGGCC is a window encoding:
- a CDS encoding type II toxin-antitoxin system VapC family toxin; protein product: MRLVDTSAWIEFLAGTPTGASLAPAMPGVEDWLVPTMVQLELTKWLMRYQADLLDPTLALSRTCIVVPLTMRIAVTAGEICVTHKLATADAVIYATAQEYGADLLTCDAHFRDLPGVILVEKN
- a CDS encoding AbrB/MazE/SpoVT family DNA-binding domain-containing protein, which encodes MSVTTTLSSKFQISVPKAVRDELGWKPGQKLVFVPKGKGVVLVPVPELKELFGLAKGADTTDYRDRNDRD
- a CDS encoding biotin--[acetyl-CoA-carboxylase] ligase → MTPPIDLIDDIDSTNAEARRRAEAGETESQWIVARRQSAGRGRRGRDWTSDTGNLFGTLLTLTRKPPAEAAQATFVAALAVADLLDAFATPGAVSIKWPNDVLIAGAKASGILIESGVHANGALWLAIGIGVNLAHAPDGTERPATSLAAHLRSGIAYPPSIDAAATVLAEAFDLWQHRWEQFGFQPVLDAWTARTKGLDGPCVARLGHETVTGVADGVAPDGALRLRTADGSLRLISAGDVFFGEEA
- the nuoN gene encoding NADH-quinone oxidoreductase subunit NuoN, whose protein sequence is MPDLSHALTLAASELTLAIGALVLLLLGAFIGEKSARLVSILSVALLVAAAAVAATGPLGTAFNGAYVADPLGIYAKVAIYLASAVAVVLGGGWMQRAGIARFEFPILIVLAAVGMGMMVSSGDLISLYVGVELHSLALYILAAYHRDDLKASEAGLKYFVLGALSSGLLLYGSSLIYGFSGSMRFDDIVAYATANPGPGLIFGLVFLICGLAFKVSAAPFHMWTPDVYEGAPTPVVAFFTTAPKMAAMVLFARVLSEGFLGAHDQWAQVLILIALASFVVGAWGGLAQKDIQRLLAYSSIANIGYAILGIAAGTEQGLQAMVLFMTLYMIDTMGFFAILLSLSRNGRPIRKIADLAGLKTDRPVTAIAITVLSLSVLGMPPFSGFWGKYYVFGAAASAGYWMVAAAGLVASVVAAFYYLRIIKLMWFDAAPEGTVATDKAPVESQWIGWACAAFSFPLVIVGLTWLEPLTRMAATGFGAQ
- a CDS encoding NADH-quinone oxidoreductase subunit M, with product MGAIPNILSVVTFLPLVGALLILIGRFIDPGARDGIARWGALVTTLVTLAVSTVLVLDFDSANPAYQFVENYVWFAGASYHLGVDGVSILFVLLTAFLMPICILASWKSIETRVVDYMIAFLVLETLVIGVFTSLDLFLFYIFFEGTLVPMFIIIGVWGGANRIYAAYKFFLYTLLGSVLMLLAMLWMANKAGTTSIPELKQFAFSAQAQSVLWLAFFASFAVKMPMWPVHTWLPDAHVQAPTAGSVILAGILLKLGGYGFILFNVPMFPDASVLYRPLVFTLSVIAIAYTSLVAFRQTDIKKLIAYSSVAHMGFVTMGIFAGNAQGLQGAVFQMLSHGLISGALFLCVGVVYDRMHTREIAFYGGLTSRMPWYAAIFLMFTMANVGLPGTSGFIGEMLTMTGVYQASTWAAFVAATGVILSAVYALTLYRNVMFGEIVNPALATIKDIDRRELLIFVPLIVGTIWLGVQPGLVLDYTSASVDGVINAWRLATGG
- the nuoL gene encoding NADH-quinone oxidoreductase subunit L; protein product: MSLELLVTLGVFAPLLGAAIAGFFGRRIGDIPSQTVTTGLLFFSCAVAWTVFGQWTWGHLEPFTVSVAPFINVGDFQSAWAIRIDALSAVMLVVVTSVSSLVHLYSWGYMAEDDSRPRFFAYLSLFTFAMLALVTAADFMQLFFGWEGVGLASYLLIGFWYKKPTASAAAIKAFVVNRVGDFGFALGIITVFWMFGTIQFAELFPLIAAQQGQGWEFLGYTWSALDLAGVLLFIGAMGKSAQFFLHTWLPDAMEGPTPVSALIHAATMVTAGVYMVCLLSPIYEYAPTASLLIAIVGAVTALFAATVGLMQNDIKRVIAYSTCSQLGYMFFAAGVGVYESAMFHLFTHAFFKALLFLGAGSVIHGMHHEQDMRKMGGLWKLLPVTYAVMMIGTIAITGLGIPEIGGFAGFYSKDSIIESAYAAATTGHSAAGYFAFFVGIFAAGLTSYYSWRLIFMTFHNKPAWKDDAHAHAHAHGHDDHATHPAQLETHSEPLDDGNHGAHKHDDHGHHGPLKPHESPWIMLVPLILLSVGAVAAGFVFAPSFIGHHEAEFWRGAIFNGPDNHVLHDSHEVPTWVKWSPLLVTLLGAAIAAYYYVLREGLAKRMADREGPLWTFLYNKWFFDEIYGFVFVKGAKALGDFFWKVCDVRIIDGLGPNGAAWGSLKSAGWLSKFQSGYVYYYAFVMLIGVAGLLAFAIYAWGA
- the nuoK gene encoding NADH-quinone oxidoreductase subunit NuoK — encoded protein: MDVGLQHYLAVAAMLFTIGVFGIFVNRKNVIVILMSVELILLAVNINFVAFSAYLNDVQGQIMAMFVLTVAAAEAAVGLAILVTFFRNRGDIAVDDASVMKG
- a CDS encoding NADH-quinone oxidoreductase subunit J, which translates into the protein MLQGIAFYLLSAVAVASGLLVVTARNPVHSVLWLILAFFSSAGLFVLLGAEFLAMLLVVVYVGAVAVLFLFVVMMLDVDFVRLREGYATYLPLAAIVAGVLLAEMIMISIVVVQGGAASDALAPAVATADASNVETIGRVLYTDYIYFFQAAGIVLLIAMIGAIVLTLRKKPSVRRQDPGEQTNRDRKTSVEIKGVVTGVGVSGEELR
- the nuoI gene encoding NADH-quinone oxidoreductase subunit NuoI, which produces MITRIAQAAKGAMLIDMVGAFALTLREFFRPKHTINYPFERNPQSPRFRGEHALRRYANGEERCIACKLCEAICPAQAITIESEPRSDGSRRTTRYDIDMVKCIYCGLCQEACPVDAIVEGPNMEFTVETREELLYDKARLLDNGDRWERQIAKNLELDAPYR
- the nuoH gene encoding NADH-quinone oxidoreductase subunit NuoH yields the protein MTENFWTSPVGWTLITTGGILVVTVGILLSLAFLLLADRKIWAAVMMRKGPNVVGPFGLLQSFADFFKFVLKEIVVPAGADKAVFLLAPLITFVLAFIAWAAIPFAPGWVVSDLNVGILYIFAISSLGVYGIIMGGWASNSKYPFLGSLRSAAQMVSYEVSIGLIIINVILLAGTMNLTGIVTQQEGWIWNWFVFGGGADTWPLVVVMIPVAVMFFISALAETNRPPFDLPEAESELVAGYQVEYSSTPYLLFMIGEYANIVFMCAMTSLLFFGGWNPGFPIDFAADWPPFLVNLLLFLVLAVKIVIVFFMFAMVKGFVPRYRYDQLMRLGWKIFLPTSLVAVVIVSAWRVFVVGA
- the nuoG gene encoding NADH-quinone oxidoreductase subunit NuoG — encoded protein: MPVAKVNGVEVEFEAGMTVLQVAERAGHEIPRFCYHERLSIAGNCRMCLVEVKPGPPKPQASCALPAAENQEIFTDTPMVKKAREGVMEFLLINHPLDCPICDQGGECDLQDQAMGYGRDGSRYAENKRAVEDKYMGPTIKTFMTRCIQCTRCVRFVSEVAGVPDIGMISRGEDAEITTYLEGAVNSELSGNVNDLCPVGALTHRPWQYHYRPWELKKTETIDVMDALGSNISAQSKGTEIMRILPRVHEGINEEWLSDKSRYVVDGLQARRLDRPYVRENGKLRVASWDEALNVVASKLKAASADRIGVIAGDLQDAESMKAALDLFRALGSANTDCRQDGSALGHGPREGWLFNTGLQGLEEADSILLVGVNPRTEGPLLNQRIRKSWLAGKTRVGVIGEQADLTYDYDLVGRGTRTLAKLPKAAAEALSNAERPAFVVGTGALSGPDGAKVLNTLGKLAAKLGVVKDGWNGFNVLHSAAARVGGLDMGFVPASGGLSAHEMVQPGALDVLFLLGADEIDTGPSKAFKIYLGSHGDRGAHTADVILPGAAWTEKSGLYVNTEGRVQMAERAVFPKGEAKEDWAILRALSERVGHTLPYDTLDQLRTRLMGEHPTFGRIDYLAPAASFDVAALGQKGDLGDVALVAAVVDPYLNNPIARASATLAELSALRMAPALLAAE